A single window of Rhinoraja longicauda isolate Sanriku21f chromosome 29, sRhiLon1.1, whole genome shotgun sequence DNA harbors:
- the fkbp10b gene encoding peptidyl-prolyl cis-trans isomerase FKBP9 has translation MKTYNTYVGAGWLIKGMEEGLLGMCVGERRTITIPPFLAYGEAGHGSDIPPQASLVFDTLLLDLHNKNDTIAVENQVIPEPCTRKIASGDFIRYHYNGSLLDGSFFDSSYARNRTYDTYIGMGYVIDGIDQGLIGACMGERRRVVIPPHMAYGESGAGEKIPGSAVLVFDVHIIDFHNPKDRVDVKSYYKPTDCNKTSQLTDFVKYHYNASLVDGTQLYTSRDYDVPQTLTLGSNKMIAGLSEGLLEMCIGERRVLKIPPHLGHGEKGAGNVPGSAVLVFDVELLELADGVPDGYLFVWNGDAPAKLHEELDLNKDGEILYDEFSSYIMAQVKVGKGRLSPSEEPDKLIKDMFGNQDRNKDGKITAEELKLKTEEDEHSVKDEL, from the exons ATGAAGACGTACAACACATATGTAGGTGCCGGCTGGTTGATCAAGGGCATGGAGGAAGGTCTCCTGGgaatgtgtgtgggggagaggaggaccaTCACCATCCCGCCATTCCTGGCCTACGGCGAGGCTGGACATG GTAGCGACATCCCGCCCCAGGCCAGTCTGGTCTTCGACACGTTGCTGTTGGACCTTCACAACAAGAACGACACCATCGCTGTGGAGAACCAGGTCATCCCTGAGCCCTGCACCCGCAAGATCGCGTCTGGAGACTTCATCCGCTACCACTACAACGGCAGCCTGCTGGACGGGTCCTTCTTCGACTCAAG TTACGCGCGGAATCGAACCTACGACACCTACATTGGGATGGGCTACGTCATCGACGGCATTGACCAAGGATTAATCGGAGCGTGTATGGGAGAGAGACGGCGAGTGGTCATCCCACCACACATGGCCTACGGAGAGAGTGGGGCCG GCGAAAAGATCCCAGGCTCGGCAGTTCTGGTGTTCGATGTCCACATCATCGACTTTCACAACCCAAAGGACCGGGTGGATGTCAAGTCCTACTACAAGCCGACGGactgcaacaagacctcccaGCTGACGGACTTCGTCAAGTACCACTACAACGCCTCTCTGGTGGACGGCACCCAGCTCTACACCTC CCGGGACTACGATGTACCCCAGACTCTGACGCTGGGTTCCAACAAGATGATCGCAGGGCTGAGCGAGGGGCTGCTGGAAATGTGCATTGGGGAAAGACGGGTTTTGAAGATCCCACCTCACCTTGGCCACGGAGAGAAGGGAG ctGGGAATGTGCCGGGCAGTGCCGTGCTGGTCTTTGATGTTGAGCTGCTGGAGCTGGCCGACGGTGTCCCAGATGGATACCTGTTCGTGTGGAACGGAGACGCTCCAGCCAAGCTGCACGAGGAGCTCGACCTGAACAAGGATGGCGAGATCTTGTACGACGAG TTTTCCAGCTACATCATGGCTCAGGTCAAGGTGGGCAAGGGCCGCCTGTCGCCAAGTGAGGAGCCCGACAAGCTGATCAAGGACATGTTTGGAAACCAGGACCGTAACAAGGACGGCAAGATCACCGCCGAGGAGCTGAAGCTGAAGACGGAGGAGGACGAGCACAGCGTCAAGGATGAACTGTGA